The following nucleotide sequence is from Pseudoliparis swirei isolate HS2019 ecotype Mariana Trench chromosome 7, NWPU_hadal_v1, whole genome shotgun sequence.
CTCATCAGACAAACTCTCTTTGTCCATCGGTTCATTAAGCGAAGGAAATGATCCCCTCATGAGAGTCAGGGGTGCCCCAGAGAAAGTCATATTCTCCACACTGGATGACAGGGATCTGCAGTGGCCGTAGGGACTGTCTCTGGACAGATATCTCCACCCGGTCAATTTCAAAGACCTTTCACATGGGCTGGAAGGTCTGTACCGAGAACTTGGTCGGCTATCATCCGGGGAAAAGGCAGGATTGACTAAACCCTCAGAGATGTCTCGAGACTTGGACAGAAGGAAATCATTGGAAGAGGCTCTGGATACTACGACGTTAGACAGCTGTTCGTGTGTCCTTTCCTCCGCTTGCTTATCCACAGAGGTTTTCTCCTGACTGGGATACACGTGTGGCTTATGGTATGATGACTCCAAGCTTCTGGCAGAAAGAGGAGACCCACAGTGGGATGGTCCACCTCCGTAAAAGTGAGCGAGGGAAGCGTGAGACCCAGCTCTAGAGGTGCCCAGGCAATTCTCACCAGGATGGTTAACAGTAGGAGTAAGTACATCACAGTCTGCTTCACTTGTGTGCGGGAGGGTCCAGCTGTGAGGGAGGATGTGCCGGGACTCTGTGAGGAGTTGACATTGAGCCAGACGAGCCTCCTCCTGTTGCAGGCTGTCAGAAGCAGAGAGCAGAGTGAGGGTGTCCACGGCCAGAGCCGACAGGTCCTGGAGTTGACCCAGCTGACCGTCCAAGCCCGATAGGCTGTCCTGAATGAAGATGACCTTGTCTGAGACTTCCCCCACCATCATGCACATCTCCTCGGctctaaaacaacaacaaaaacactgttCAAACACGTTTTTTTCATCTTATTCATGACGGTCCATGTCTGATGTCTTGCCGTATAATCAGCTGACAAAAAACTCATACCAATGTCCCAATATGAAGCCACTGACAGGACACTTTACACAGTAACGGCGTCTAATATTGTGtgtcacatatatacattcgaGTGAAGCCTGTGCGAGCAAGACTGAAATACACATTTGATGGATTGCATGACAATGTAAATAAAATCTACAAAAAATGATGAGAAAAGAGAATTTCAAAGTAACATATTTTTCTGATATGACATCACTATTCATGTACATTTTTCCTATCTATAATATATCTGAATCAAATCTCCAAACTCCTGTAGAATATCCAAAAACACTGGCAACAGCCTCTGCAAGGGCCCAAAGTAAACAAATGTAAAAGTTTAGTAAGTGGATTGTTATTTTGCATGAGAAGAAACACAAGAGCCAGAAGGTCTTCCTCTCAGATAACATACATTGAGCAGAGTCGCTTTAATTCCACATCCTACACTCCTGGTAAATACAGATGAATTAGAATAGCAATCAAACCTCTCAGACGTGGCTCTGATCCTGTTCATTTGACAGCTTTGAAGACCTTCACTCTTCTCGTGGAAGTAGGCCTCGACACATTTCTCTTCAAACTCATGAAGCCTCTTACGGTCCTCATGGCCCAGGTAGAGCTCTGGTAGAGGCAGGCAAGAGAGGATAAGTGACTGAATACACATGCTGTGAACTGACTATgtccacacacactgcagtactCACTAAGTCCagagcctctctcctcccgctcAGCATCCCCAATGCATTTCCTGTAGATGGCTCTTAAACCTATGGTCATGTGACTAATGAGGATAAACGGCGGAGGCAACCACGGTAGCTCCTGGTAGGTCATTATGTAACGATATCGGTTGTACTTCCACAGATTTTTGGAGATTGATGCCAAGTCAAAGTAGACGTTGCTGTTGTTGAGAGGacaacattcatttaaataaaagtaatatccatttattttatgattttGGATTTTGCTATATAAACATGCTCACTTAAAAAATGCAATGAGAATGTTGACCATGATGATATACTGAAAGAACATATAGACAGCCTGGAGGAATGCCGTCAGAAAGGAAGCGGGAGGACATGGATTGCCGTCGTCACATGCTGTTAggacaaccaaacacacacagaacagaccTCACACGAGATACAATCAATACCAACATGGCCCGTGGGAATACAATGCAAACTGTCACATGTCTTTAACATGTTGGAACCAATGTCACAAATGCTTAAGGATCTGAATTCAGAACGTTTTTTACCATTTATGTATGATTCTAAATGTTGATAGAGGGTATCATTTGGTATATGGTACCTAAGACATCAAAAAGCAGTACAATTATTCATTTGGAATTTCTTTACAAATTAACTTACTGCTTTACAGCCTTTGGTATCTTCATTGTATGTCGAAGATATGCAGCATCAAGAATGCATCACTTGAAAATAGGGTCAAATGattgaataaactgaattttagTTCAGTTCAATGATTCAATTTGCTTTTAAGTTTAACGTCACCCGATCTGGATTCTGTGCATCTGATCATGTTGCAAAGGACAAGTGGCAATCTGACATTAAGCACCTCGACTAAAACACTCGAGGCTACACCAAAGTCATCAGAGTTTATTTCTACTGCTTTTAATCAAAACTGGTTAAAACGTGTTTTCTCTTGAACCACTAACGATCTATCTCTGTTGCGTAGACCTCTCCGAAGATCATAAAGTAGGGCTGGAAGACGATGTCTCGAGCTAGACTCCAGGACGGGTCCTCGTTTGGCGACAGGATGGCCTTCCTGGACACACCGAAGCTCAGCAGAACTATTGCCATCATCACCACTATGAAGAACATGTTACTGGtctgagcagaaagagaggagagggggtgagtataaaaaaaataacatctCCACCTTCTTCCTCTCCAACAAGTAGTGTGCCGTCTTTACCCACCATCTTAATGATCATGGTCAGGTAAGGGCCGGCTTGCTGGTTGACAGCCAGCAGATCCAGCACCCTGACGAACCAGAAGATGATGTCCAGACAGTAACTGATCCGTCCTGCCGTCCGGTAGGGGTTGGCATACCAACGCAGTGTCAATCCagccaggaagaggaggatggcaaTGACATCTGATATGTTCCAGTACTCTGAGAACCAAATCTTTAGCTTCTGGCTCAGCTTCCTCGGCTCAGACATGAGTACCTAATTAAGAGTTACATATTTGGATATTCTATTATTAAGTAGTATTAAGCTGTATTGATCTATCAACCAATATTATTATGCATTGTATTATATACAAATTACTTGTATTTTGTCTTCAAtattacttttttgtttttaaatacccTGAGTAGAAAATGTATTACCAATGCATCAAAATAGTTACAGAATTACAACGAAGAGAATAGAAATAAAGAAGAGAACATGTCTCTCTGCtggctctctcacctctctggtCTTCTCCACTGCAGTGGACAAGATGTACGCGATGACCAGCCACTCCTGAACACTGGGTTGATCCTGCATCTCCACCAGGACGACGTAGGAGAATAACATCAGAAAGACCAGGTAGGACATCTAAAATGAAAACAGAAACAgtggaaaaaaaaataagacaGAGATTTGGAAAGATttgaaaaatacacaacaaatagAACTCATGCTGCATCTAACGAGGAGGAAATCCTGTTTTCAGAGTATTACAATGTGGACACTACCTACTGTGTGAAACCAAAACTTGACAACAGGAGCTGTGTAGAAGTCATAGATTCTTGTGATCCAGGAAAGACACTGCACGGTGGTAGAGGAAACAGCTTCTGACATGGAATATCTGTCATGGAACGACAGGCCTCGCTCTGCATCCTGACTGCCctgtgagagaagaagagaatggAAGAGGTACAATACTCAAGCTATAAGGATTCGGGTTAGTCCTCTCCTGGCATTTTACCGTGTGATGAGTTACCTCGTCGCCTGGTTCAGACTTCCCGGACTCAAGTCCAAACAGTATTGCCTCATGGGACTGTGGCACATGGCACATTTCAGCTTTGCTTTTAAACTCCAATAGCAAGATGGCAGGAGGCAGAAGAAGGCTCAAAATGAtctgaaagaaagagaaaacaagtGTGTCATGTAAGCTTCTACAGCTGTCCAAAAACGTGAAGAAGCCATGTCTCCACCATAAGATAAGTAAGAAAAGGTTTTCTTTattcaaatgtaattaaattatgTCAAAGAAACACTCGGAGTGATGAACCCACCAGGATTTATgttcatgtattatttatttattttgatggtGATATAAATACCACTAAGACAAGAACATCTTTGTTATGACACTGACAATCAGAGACTTAAGAGGTGTATGGATTTAAACATAATATTCATTTTCTCTGGTTAATCTGACGCTTGTGGGGGTCACAATGTGTACCTTCACAAAGGAGTTTTTTCTCATGTTGAGTGGACCGGTCCAGAGATCTGTGAGGAGGGTCTGAGTGCTGGAGTGTGAGACAAATGGCCGATGACATGAGGAGACAGACATCTGCAGACAGGTGTAGTGGCTCCATACGTCCATCTCTGAAATCAACAGCTTCATGGCCATCTTCTTATTCTGGCGAAATGCGCAGTCTAACAAGTCCACCGCCAGCTGACCAAACTCACTAAGGCACAAAGACGGGACATCTTGTCATTTGCACTATTTATAAATCTTTTAATACACAAACTCGCATTACACAAGACTAGATCGTAATTTAAATGGAAAACATCACTGATTGTTTCTTTTAATCATGCAACTATACTACACAAAGATTATTATGTTGTAATCGTCCCGGTAGGTTGAGtacagacaaaacacacacaccaacacacactcacagtgaaTATGTCGTGAATCGGTCTGAAATGTTGTCGTCCATACTGCTCTGCCGCGCCTCAAAGGCCATGGAGCGGTAAAGCTTACAAGCCACTGCTGCACGTGCCAGCGTTTCTTCGCCATGCTGCCACAGGAACAGTGCCATCTGCTGCCGCTGGTGAAGTATGGCCCACACGAACAGGTCGTTGAAGTTGAAGGGAACCAGCAGTGGAGCGTCACCAGGGCCAGGGCTCGACGTGACCTCTGGACTGCTCCCAGGTGACGCATCCTGCTCCTAAGATGGGGATGTTAGAGGTATGGACCAAACAAACCACATAGgaatggagaggaagaaggagggatcCCATGTTTTTAAGATGCCTTAGAGATCCAAAAAGGTGCTAGAAACAACAGCATGGCTATACAGAACTAGAGACTTTCTCAAAACAATGTATTCATTTTcgaataattaaaatgttttaaaaaatgtaagtaaAGCATTTGAATGACGGAAAATACTGAAGGGTGCATTATTTGTAAGATACGTTAAGCATAATTACAAGTAATAAACACAAGTCAAACAACATGTATCAACTACATCGACACACAGtggataaagaaagaaagagctgTAGCTACTTTGCCCTGCAGGATGCTGTAGGCAGCTCTGAAGTGTTTCCGTGTGTAGCTGCTGCGGTACGCTCCTCCTATGAGGGACTCGATCACCAGGCCCATGTCAATTAGGGAGAGACGGTAACCGATGGGAAGAGAAgtctactctcacacacacacacacacacaccacgcacacacatgcagtaaatacacaaatactatATGACTGTATATATGGCTACGACAGTTATATCTATAGTGCACATAAATGCAGCTCAAATCAATATCCAGTGAAGAGCTAGTATTATTTCTACTATTACTATTTTAAAAATTCCAGACTAATGTTTACTAAAACATCACTGAATATAAATAAGACTAACAAGGAGATTTTAAACAAGACTAGgactaaaaaaatgtaaagttgcCAAAAATGAACACTAGTTAAAGCCAGTAATGTCTGAGTAAACAGTGTGATTTAATATCCATATGATCATAGGCGTTTTCATTCTCACTAGTCACCTGTTTGGCATCTTCAACGAGGTGGCGCAGGAAACGGTCCGTCTGCCCCTGTGGCTGTTGAAAGAAACTTGAATTAGTATTCAGAGTAGTAAACGGGACAACTACCAAATCAGAGCAAAATAAAACCTCTACTGGTTACTTTTTAACACAGTGGCATATTGCGTACACAGTAGCAGCCCTGGGACCCTTAGCTTATTTCTTAGGGGGACTTACTATCCCAgagttatgaataaataaacaggcATTGATACACCATAGATAAAAGCACTGTGGAGAACACCATGTGTGAATGTACTGATGACAAAGAGTCTTATGATCTCAAAACATCCTAAAACAACAACTGGGAAAATACCCTGAAAGCAATTGACCAGGAAACATATTATTAGTGCAAAACCCTTACAGTGCATTATTGTGATTTCGATCAAAGCCACAGTTTTGGAGTTTGTGCTTCAAGAGtcacaaacaaaagaacagaATTGTTTCTGTTTGTATACTAAAGTGCGAGCCAAGGGGAAACAAAAGCGTAAACAGTACAGCAAGACAAACTGGAGTGCTGTGGGGTGAAAGTATtttcaaaaaaacatttcaatatgttgttttttattttaatgctgAATTTCTATTCATGACCAATTTGATGTGTAAATAAAACATTCtgaaggagatggagagtcGCACCATCAGAAGTAGAttcttaaatatattataataaccgTGTTATAGAGCTCCTCCAGGCGATACACAGTCAGGAAGCGGCTCATAGTCATGCCGTTGTCAATCAGCAGTTTGACAAAACTGACTCGGTCCATCACCAGAGCATCCAGCATGGCCTGCTCCAAGGAACCCACCTGCATACAGCATATCATCATTAAGGTTAAACAACTTCTGTTCAGGattgttaaaataaatgaaataatgtgcAATAACGACGTTTAATTACCTCCCAATGCTGTCCGTACACCAGGACGTGTTTCTGTGCGATGTCAGCCCTGTCCCAGGCGAGGGCCATGCTCAGCTGCTCTGCAGGACTGGCCGAGGTACCTGTTCATCATACAGAACAAAACTGATACATCAGAACGTATATATACCTCaacaatatacactaccgttcaaaagtttggggtcatccagacaatttcgtgtcttccatgaaaactcacttttatttatcaaattaattgaaaattgaatagaaaatatagtcaagacattgacaaggttagaaataatgattcatatttgaagtattaattttgttcttcaagctcaaaggaaggtcagttgtatagcttatatcaccatcataactgttttcagctgtgctaacataattgcacaagggttttctaatcagacattagtcaaacacaatgtaccattagaacactggagtgatagttgatggaaatgggcctctatacaccaatggagatatttcattagaaaccagacgtttccacctagaatagtcatttaccacattaacaatgtatagagtgtatttttgattaatgttatctttattgaaaaaacagtgcttttctttgaaaaataaagacatttctaagtgaccccaaacttttgaacggtagtgtattacAAATCTTTCTTCATGTTCACATGTTGACATCGCAGGAGAAGCCCATGCCCATCATTAATTGTTGTTCCATTAAAGGGCACCAGTAATTCTGCttgtaaaataaaaagcttGGAACTTGTAAACCTACAAAGAATGCAGCAGTTATTACTGTTATCAATTATTAGTATTACAAGGTTTTCCTGCTATGTCATGTAGAATGTCTGCAGTTAAAaatgtctattataatataaatacccTTGAGAATAGTTGTCAAAATGGCTGCATCAGGTGCCGTTTGGTCCTCCGAGTCAAAGATGGTTATCTGGTATGAAAAGACATATGGAAGTAGTGAGTAGTCCGTGTCTTTAATCACAACATAAACATTCCCGAATAGTGTCTCACTTACAGACTCTCTGTGATCCATACACTGcaggaggagactgcagagctgAGACGCTTCTGCTGTCTCGACTCCAAACACATCTCCAATCCTGACAAGGAAGCCCTCTTTAATGTCAGCATCCAACtgtctgcaaaaaaaaatgcagTGACGGTGTCAGTCATATTTGTGATTCATTAAACAGCAGCTACATATCACAACATTAGCAAACCCAACATTGAGTTGAAACAATCAGGTAGATCCATTAGACGGGCCAAGGGACGGGCCTACCTGTCAATAGAAGTCTGCTTGTGTAAGAAGGCGAGCAGGTCGGCAGCCCTGCCCGATCCCTCAAAGACAAACACTGGCACAGGGGGAACATTGCTAACATAGTCCAACACAGCGGACACAATGGCAGGccctccctccaccaccacacacaccacaggcacTCCTTGTTTCAGTCCTACGAAGAATGGAGGAGAGGGTGAGGCATCAGTCACATCGAGCCCTTgagcttttctctcttcctttaaGTATTGCACGGAAAGgcgcacatacacactgacTCACGAGGGTGTATGTTCTTGAGATGGATGTGTTTCTCCAGCTGCCTCCTGAGGCCTTGTTGGCAGCCATGTTTTCCCAGCGTTCCATCATCCACCAACAGAAAGTGGGAGTGGAAACCATTAAGACAGGCCCTCTTGCTCAAAGGGTTCCCCAGCGGCTGGTAGGGCCTGAACACCTGAGCCATGGTGAGTAAAAGTCACATCGAGAGTCAAGCACCATAATGACGCATATTCAGAGTCAAACTGATGAAACCTCATTCAACAAAACAGACGAGTTCAGTGCTCACATCTCTGCCTATGAGGTCCGTGTTGTTGTCAATGACTCCCCATGGTGTGATGCCGACTGTGTTTCTCTTCCTCAGGTTGTGGCCCCCAAATGTTTTCACTGCCTCGCCCACATACTTAGACACACCTAGAGTATGTAAAGAGCAGCTGAATgagcaacaaataaacaattcaaGAGTATAAATAAGGAATTAAGCTCACTTAAGACACTTAATATAGATATCAAACACACCATTTTCAAATTCCTCTTTGTGCAACTGCAAACAAATGGACACAAGAGTGTCACACCGCTACGCCTCACAGGTAAGACACCCAGACAGTGAGTGAATGGACAGAAATCCTCACCAATAAAAGTACCTACTTGTGTTTAGTCTTTTTACAGGAGCATCATATCCAGAAATGTAAATGCAATGTAAAGTTTGACTGAACATCATAGAGGTATGTTTTTTAACAGTTTCACACCAGGACCAACAATGATTAAACTGAGTCGCGTTGTGCCAGAGGAGTACGGATTAGTAAGGAGTAGTCAGTGATACTGACCCACACACGGAGATgttataacatgaatcaaacTACCTGTATTAATGCCGTCAGTGAGTATCCATGCTCCTGTGCTGAGGGCGGCAGTGATCAGCCCTTTGCTGAACGCCTGCTTGACTTTACGGGGCAGGGTGAAGTTTTCTGAGCCGCCCTGGACAGATAGGATCAGCTTGGGTCTCTCCATCTGCCACTCCCTCAACATCAGCTGGAACAGCACCTCTGGTTTGGAGTCCACAGCCACACGAACATACTGGAGCGGAAAAAACATGGAACTTTTGGGGACTGAGAAGCTATTTATGCTTTTCTCAGGTACTGTGTTCAGTGAAGTAGATACTATCTCAGGTCATAGCATGCAAAGCTTGTTTATACAGCCATCATAAATGATCCTTGTCCTATTCAATCCTGGACAAGCATGTATCTTCATTTTGGGAGACATCGCTTGTATAAAATGGAGGCGTTCAGTTGTATAAAATGTGGTAACATAATTGAGAAAACTACAAATGTGCTCTTTGTCCAAGAAACACATGCGGTACACTGTAGAGTTAGAAGACTCACAGACCTTGGCCCGGCAGACGCGTGTGGCAGTGTCCTGAAAGTCGATGGTCCCAAAGGCATTGGTGGGACTGGCTTTGGTGTGGAGCTCGATGGACCAGTCCTCTTCCAGGTCCTGTCCAGGACCAGGATAGAGGTATGTGGGGGGAAGGGACTCTTGCCAAGAGTGCTCCCCAATCAGGCGGCCACAACCACATCTATCAATTGAAAGATTATGTAATTGAGTAAGGCAGGGGGTGAGAGGTAGCAGAAATTCAGTGCGACTTTTATCAATTTTCTAAGCTCTCAAAAGTAGGTATTTGCCCCAAAATCACAGTATTGTTGGATAACATGCACAGATACCAGACAGGCCTCCACCTGGCCTATTTAAGTCAGGCCGCTGCAATGTGTCCCccttcctgtctcactcccttCCTCTTGAGCTCCCTTTGTCTTTGGGTCTATGTTTGGTTGTGTTTATCATTTTACAGCCAAAAAAATATTCCCACACATCTCTCATCCATTCATGAATCTCCTACAGTGCTGATAAGACAAACCTTCATGcgttatgtttattttcttactACAGGAtagcaacaaaataaaagacattcgCATGATCACCTTCTTTGAGGCAGTTTGTGACAAATTAAGCAAGTGGTTCTTTTCTAAATGTGTGGGGAGGAAATCAAATCACATTTCCTTTGGAATAGGGGGTGGGGTATAGATGGGGAATGTAGTAGATTTGTGGATTGTGTAAAGAtgcatataaaacacacaattcaTACATTATACCTTATCAAGTTTTGGCATACTTGACATCCTGGGATACATCTGTAAGATACAGGAAACAACACATTATCAAAGAATCCACactctattctaatctattccTGGAAGGAAGGGCTGAGTGCCAAATAGTTTTGCGATGAGAAATATGTTGTTTCCAACCACTGCTGATAATATCCAACTATATACTAACTAAACAAATAATCATGTATTTCTTCTGAGAATGATAACAACCTGTACTTTTCTGGAAGCTCATCAATGCAATCAGACTCCAGTTTACCTGTGTAGGTCCCGAGATGAAGGGATAAACTTCACACAATCTCTTTTGGAGAAGGATTCCTCAATCCAAGATTTACGTGACTGGAATAAGAAGGAACacaattatatacatacataatattTACTTACAGTACACAGATCCTGGAGCAGCTAAGCACTAGCTTCTCAACTGCATTGTCAAACCCGAACTCCAGCAATAAAACACACTATTGCtaaaaaaagtgtaattaaGGACCTTTTCGATGAAGCTCATTCCAGCGCAGGCAGCAGCATGCTGGACCTGCTGTGAACTGACTGCAAGTCCCTCCCTTTCATAAAAACATGAACTGCACTCTTTTCCCAGAAGACTTTTCTTCACGCTTCACCAGGTCGTTCAAGGTCTGTGCTGCTCCTGTGGTCCTTTTCACAGAACAATTTAACAATGACCTTACTAAGGAGAGCATTGTTGGTcggaaacatacacacatcccCTTCCTGAGGTCCGTACAAATGGCTGGGAGGGAGCTGCTGTGTTAACACTAAACATCTGATGTAGCTCACTGTGTTTCTGTGCATTACATATTGTATTTCAGTTTCAGACATAAAATCTCATGAATGTTTCATGTGCTGCAGCTGCAATTTTAGAATTTCCACTAAACTAACACAATATGAATCACCTAAAAGCACTACTTTAAAGATCCTGTAGGCCTACTATATGGGAATATATAAATAGTCATTTATATAAGTAGCACATTATTAGCAGCCTCATTTATTATAAAGTATAGCATTATTTACCTGAATGTATGTCACTATTTTcaaaagaaatataatgtaaCATTTTGAGTGAATTATTTGCTTTACGGTCGTTGTTTTTTGTTATAAATAACCTAGATGGCAGGTACGACGTCATTATCTGCAAGTAACATGGTGACTGCCATCAGATGAAGAGCTGAATATAAACCGTACAACATGTGGAGTCTGTAAAGGTAACAGGTAGGCCTACCAGTACCGGTGTGTTTAGCTTTGACTGAATTATGAACGTTATCTAAGCTCAGAAACGTTAGTTGATTAACGCTAATTAAAGCTATGTTATATCAcgttaaatgtagaaatagcaTATTATTTATCTAAAGTGTAAGCTGGAAACGAAAAATTAAGGAGATAACTTCAGCCAACATTGAAATCACATCAAAACGTGACGGACATTAGCTATTTGCAAACGACAGCTAATAAGTAACGTCTAATAAATAGTTTTATAACTATCATAAACCGCATAAATACATCTTCACACCAGCTGGAAACAAGCTGGGCTCATTCGTGGATATAAGATTCTCCATAACTTACCATGGCAGTGCACCGCAGTAGTTACACGCGTGTGTGATGTGTGCGAGTCCACATGTTTCTCGAGTCGAATCCCACCTCTTTATTTAGTCCCCTGACAAGGACCGACTGCCCCTTTATCAGCCGCAGGTCCAAAGGGCAGAGAGCCAGACGCCCTGAGGAGTccatgacctcctcctccagacatgCAGGACTCTTTGCCCTCAGGGCTGCGGTCAACCCAGcacggttttcaaaataagacgtCGACCAATCGTATACTGTTATGGAAATTAGATTAAATACATGGTATTCACATTAAGTACAACACGTGACCTGCTTATAGTGAGTTAAAGGGAAAATACAACTCAAATGTGTGTAGGTTGTCTTTATTCTTTGATGTGAGGGTTAATGGAAAGATAATAAATTGAATATCTGAACGACTGACTGATATGTATGTGTTCAGACCTTTTCTGACCACATCCAAACATCTTAAATGTACCAATTCAGAGATTTTACAAAGTTAAAAGAAAAAGGTACTCTAACAATAGATACATTAATCATTCCAGACAACGCCTGATGCATGTGTTCAGGACATATGTTCTGACTCCACCAATATTGACAATCAAACAACTTTACTGTACcaaatatattgttgttgtgcaCATTTGGCTGATTTGTGTGTTAACTTTTTATCTGTGTAAAGTGCTCACCCCTGATGGCAATCGAAGGCCATGAATAGGTTGCATAGGAAACTTACAAACAACTATGTTCACACCTTGA
It contains:
- the trpm6 gene encoding transient receptor potential cation channel subfamily M member 6 isoform X5, whose protein sequence is MSFIEKSRKSWIEESFSKRDCVKFIPSSRDLHRCIPGCQVCQNLIRCGCGRLIGEHSWQESLPPTYLYPGPGQDLEEDWSIELHTKASPTNAFGTIDFQDTATRVCRAKYVRVAVDSKPEVLFQLMLREWQMERPKLILSVQGGSENFTLPRKVKQAFSKGLITAALSTGAWILTDGINTGVSKYVGEAVKTFGGHNLRKRNTVGITPWGVIDNNTDLIGRDVFRPYQPLGNPLSKRACLNGFHSHFLLVDDGTLGKHGCQQGLRRQLEKHIHLKNIHPRLKQGVPVVCVVVEGGPAIVSAVLDYVSNVPPVPVFVFEGSGRAADLLAFLHKQTSIDRQLDADIKEGFLVRIGDVFGVETAEASQLCSLLLQCMDHRESITIFDSEDQTAPDAAILTTILKGTSASPAEQLSMALAWDRADIAQKHVLVYGQHWEVGSLEQAMLDALVMDRVSFVKLLIDNGMTMSRFLTVYRLEELYNTPQGQTDRFLRHLVEDAKQTSLPIGYRLSLIDMGLVIESLIGGAYRSSYTRKHFRAAYSILQGKEQDASPGSSPEVTSSPGPGDAPLLVPFNFNDLFVWAILHQRQQMALFLWQHGEETLARAAVACKLYRSMAFEARQSSMDDNISDRFTTYSLEFGQLAVDLLDCAFRQNKKMAMKLLISEMDVWSHYTCLQMSVSSCHRPFVSHSSTQTLLTDLWTGPLNMRKNSFVKIILSLLLPPAILLLEFKSKAEMCHVPQSHEAILFGLESGKSEPGDEGSQDAERGLSFHDRYSMSEAVSSTTVQCLSWITRIYDFYTAPVVKFWFHTMSYLVFLMLFSYVVLVEMQDQPSVQEWLVIAYILSTAVEKTREVLMSEPRKLSQKLKIWFSEYWNISDVIAILLFLAGLTLRWYANPYRTAGRISYCLDIIFWFVRVLDLLAVNQQAGPYLTMIIKMTSNMFFIVVMMAIVLLSFGVSRKAILSPNEDPSWSLARDIVFQPYFMIFGEVYATEIDPCDDGNPCPPASFLTAFLQAVYMFFQYIIMVNILIAFFNNVYFDLASISKNLWKYNRYRYIMTYQELPWLPPPFILISHMTIGLRAIYRKCIGDAEREERGSGLKLYLGHEDRKRLHEFEEKCVEAYFHEKSEGLQSCQMNRIRATSERAEEMCMMVGEVSDKVIFIQDSLSGLDGQLGQLQDLSALAVDTLTLLSASDSLQQEEARLAQCQLLTESRHILPHSWTLPHTSEADCDVLTPTVNHPGENCLGTSRAGSHASLAHFYGGGPSHCGSPLSARSLESSYHKPHVYPSQEKTSVDKQAEERTHEQLSNVVVSRASSNDFLLSKSRDISEGLVNPAFSPDDSRPSSRYRPSSPCERSLKLTGWRYLSRDSPYGHCRSLSSSVENMTFSGAPLTLMRGSFPSLNEPMDKESLSDERSLRENRSLLCSKNKEWSKSSDFTQVLNSRGKRHSRKTVKIQESSPDTETTQSNLSDACWRRNRRLTGEPACWSASTSLSQLNFEPMDLLKKQVFSHQDVWSSWARSMSHKSSLQSGIASEVKSSSFQSSEILYPHYSAMERNNLMRLAQTIPFTPVSILGGEEVSIYSLEEVSSGADPECGPVSSWSSRGLSAMLQPLSSEEGSMDGGLRLGCRVLCTWAERNVLGPGLVYVVKAFRPEVVRAWQMYFDGSTALQLCLREIQQQRAAQKMMQMFNEVKPDDMHHSPRYLDVALVFWHSNGQWMTIERNMSGDFRKYNNNTGEEITPCCSLEEMLLAFSHWTYEYSCRELLVLDIQGVEEELTDPTVIMADDQRGEMLFGPDNLGDAAISGFLQKHSCGGCCRRLGLTDLRKSPDSCEEEPTWGKEEQEGDEPRM